GTACAACGGCCAGCTAACGCACTTCGGTGCGCCCCAGATCGACTGCGTCGTCGCAGACACCCTCCAAGCGTGCCCGGAGCTACGTGTCTGTTTCGCTCACGTCGGAGGAGCGGGGGGCTTCGATCCCTCGGTGGAGGAAGCCTTCGAACGCCTGACCACCTTGGCCGCACGGCCGGCATTCGCCCAACGAAGCTGGGTCGACCTGGCAGCGGTGGCCTTCGCGCGGAGGACGCGAAGCTACGAGCGCTCCTCAGTGGCCCAGCTCTCCCGACTCGCCCGGCTACTTGCGCGCTGGGCTCCCGACCGCATCCTCTGGGGCAGCGACAACATCGAGGACTACCTGGCCCAGACTGCCGCCGTCTGGCCGCTGGCGCCCGAGGTTTGGCGGACCATCGCGCAGAGCGACGGGCACCACTTTGTCACGCGGGCGACACGGTAAGCGACGCCCCGTCGCGACGCCCCGCCTTCTGTAGAGGGCGTGCGCGCGCCTGGCGCGCTAGGCTGGGCGTCCCAGGTCCAGGAGGGCGAAGGCGATGGTCGAGGCAGCAGAGGTCCTAGCGTTTTGGTTCGGCGAGATCCGCGCGGATGGAAGCGTCGACGGCCAGCGCGCCGCGCTGTGGTGGAAGAAGGATCCCCTGACCGACGAGACCATCCGCGGGCGCTTCGAGCCGCTGGTGCGGCAGGCTGCGTCGGGAGAGCGCGACAGCTGGGCAGAGACGGCAGAGGGCCGGCTGGCGCTGATCATCTGCCTCGATCAGTTCCCCCGCAATATCTACCGCCAGGACCCACGCGCTTGGGCCTTCGACGCGATCGCCCAACGCCTCTGCCTGGAGGGCCTGGACCGCGGCCACGATCAGCGGCTACCGGTGATCCAGCGCGTCTTCCATTACATGCCGCTGGAGCACGCCGAGGATCGCGACTTGCAGCAGCGCTGCCTCGAGCGCTTCGAGCAGCTACAGGTCGACGCGCCGCCGGCGCTGCAGGAGGCCTGCGCCGCTTACCTGAGCTACGCCGAGCAGCATCACGCGATTATCCAGCGCTTTGGCCGCTTTCCGCACCGCAACCAGGTTTTGGGCCGGAAGTCGACCGAGGAGGAGACGGCGTTTCTCAAGCAACCCGGGTCGTCATTCTGACCTCGGGTCGTCGTTCTGACCTTCCCACGGCGAGCCGGCGTCGCTCCGGAGGCGAGCGCCCTGCCGCGCAACGAGACGGCTATTGACAGCCCGCGCGCAGGTTGCTCTACTGCGCCGCCGCCACGAGGGAACGCATGTACGATACCTCCGACTTCCGCAAGGGACTGAAGGTCCTGATCGACGGCCAGCCGTATATCGTCGTCGATTTTCAGTTCGTCAAGCCGGGCAAGGGCGTGGCCTTCACGCGCGCGCGCGTCAAGAACATGCTGACCGGCTCGGTGCTCGACAAGACCTACCGCTCCGGCGAAAAGCTCGAGCCCGCCAACATCGACGAGCGCCAGATGCAGTACCTCTACCAAGAGGGAGAGAACTACTGCTTCATGGACCAACAGAGCTTCGATCAGGTCTTCGTGCCGGGGGAGATCCTCGGCGACAGTGCCAAGTACCTCTCGGATAACCTAGAGGTCTCGGTCGTCTTTTTTGCAGAGCGCCCCGTCGACGTGACCTTGCCGAACTTTGTCACACTCGAGGTGGTCGAGACCGACCCCGGTTTCCGCGGCGACACGGCGACCGGCGCCACCAAACCCGCGCGGCTCTCGGCGGGCGCGGTGATCAACGTGCCGCTCTTCGTCGAGCAGGGCGAGTGGCTCAAGGTCGATACCCGCACGGGCAGCTACGTCGAGCGCGTGAAGCGCTGACGCAATTACGTCGAGCGCGTGAAGCGCTGACGCAATTACGTCGAGCGCGTTACGTCGAGCGCGTGAAGCGCTGACGCAATTACGTCGAGCGCGTGAAGCGCTGATCCCCTGACGATGGCCACGGCACGCTGCCTCTGCGCCGAGCTCGGTCCCGAGCGCCTGGCCCAGGGGGAGGCCTTCGTCTGTGGGCGCGTGTTGGGCGTCGATCCTGCGCGGCGTGAGCTGATCGTCGTCGACCGCTCAGGTCGGGCCTGCGTCGCCTTACCGGAGCCCTTGCCGCTGCCGAGCCCGGGGGACATCGCGCGCCTCGAGCTGGGCCCCGCGTGGCCGGCCTGCGCCGCCGCTCTTCAGGTGCTGACGCCCTATCGTCGCGCCGAGCCCTTTCCCTCGCCCGGCGCGGATTACTATCGGCTGAACGCGGGCACCAGCAGCCGCGCGGAGCGGCTTCGCTTGCGCGCGCGTTTGTTGGCCGCCGTGCGCGGGTTCTTCGACGCAAGGGGCTTCGTCGAGATTCAGAGCCCGCAGCGCGTCGCCTGTCCGGGGCTAGAGCCGCAGCTCCTGGCCGAGCCGGCGGGGGAGGGGTTCTTGATCACCTCCCCCGAGTATCAGCTCAAGCGCCTGTTGGTCGCCGGTTTCGAGCAAATCTACTTTCTCGGCGGCTGCTGGCGCGCCGACGAACGCGGACCGCTGCACCTCAATGAGCTCTGCATGCTCGAGTGGTACCAGGCCTACGATGAGCTCGAGGCGCTGCTGCTGCTGACCGAGGCGCTGCTGCGCGCGGTGGCGCAGCAGGTCCTCGGCACGCTGCGACTGCGCTGGGGCGGTATGGAGGTCGATCTCGGACAGCCCTTCCGCCGCCTGAGCGTCACGCAGGCGCTGCGCGAGCTCGCCGGGCTGCAGCTCCGCGGGCCGCTCGACGATCCGCGGATGCTGCGTGAGGCCGCGCTGGCGGCGGGTATCGGCCCCTTCGCTGCCGACGCCGACTACGACGAGGTCTTCTCGCGCATCGTCCTCGAGCGCATCGAGCCAGCCCTGGCGACGATGGGCGCCGTCTTCTTCACCGACTTCCCGGCCCCGCTCGCCGCGCTGGCCCGCCGCCACCCGCGCGATGCAGCGCTGGCGCGACGCTCTGAGCTCTATGTGGCGGGCGTCGAGCTGGCCAACGCCTTCGAGGAGCTCACCGATCCAGACGAGCAGCTCGCCCGACTCCGTGCTGATCAGGCGCTGCGCGCGCGCCGTGGGCTGCCCATCTACCCGATCGATCAACGCTTCATCGAGGCGCTGCGCGAAGGCATGCCACCGAGCAGCGGTATCGCCCTCGGCGTCGACCGCCTACTGCTGCTGCTGAGCGGCGCGAGCCACATCGACGAGACGGTGGCCTTCGCCACCCCTGAGCTTTGAGGGCGCTGACCGAGGCGTCTTCGCTCCGGATCGCCTGCGGCAGCGAAGGGCCAAGCCGTTGGCGGCGCGGATGTTGCATTGCGATTGCAAGATGTTGCAATTATTCTCTCGGATGGTGGCCCAGGGCAGAATCCCCTCTCGTTTTCAGCGAGCAGCGTCGGCGATGCAAGCGACAACAAGAGCGACCGGGCAAACGACAGGGCGGCGAAGACTGCTGGCGGCGCTGGTCGCAGCGCTCGTTGCACCCCAGTTGCCATCGCTTGGCGCCAACCGCGGGCCGCAGGGGCGGGCCTGGATCAGGCTGGCCGCGGCTCGGCCTCAACCCAGGGCGCGCCGCCTCTCCGCCGCGGCGTGGGCGATCGCGGAGCACGCGCCACAGACCTTGGCACGGGCCAGATGGGCTTATGGCGTGGTCTGGATGGGAGATATCACGCCGGTGCAGCTCATGGCGCACGCGCTGCTGGAGAATGCCTACGCGACTGCGTCGACCGCTCCTGCGGCGGCCAAGCTCTATCCCTACGAGACCTTCCTGGCGTGGCGCCTTCGCGACCTCAGCCTGGTGGAAATCCTGCAAGTGCGGCGCGCGGTGAAGGCCGGGGCGAGGCAGTGGGCCGAAGCGGCAAGGATTCGGGGACCCAGAGCGAAGCCGGAGGGCAGGAGTGATCGGGGCAGCGAGGTGGATGCGGTGGTCCGGACCCGTCGGCTGGCGCTGGAACTGACGCGTAGGGCGTGGCACGACGCGGCGAGCATGGAGCGCTTGCTGCGCGCATCGCTGCCGCCACAGACCCTTCGAGCGCATGACGAGCCGTTGGCCGCGTCGCTCGCGACCGCCGCGGACTTGCGCCCTGGGGGAGCGAGGGTTGGGCTCCTCGGGGCGCTCGCCTGGAAGGTCGATACAGCCCGAAGATCGCTTATCCCCCCCGCGCTGCGTCCGAGGGAAATCGAGCGGTGGGTCGAGGCGCTGCATGGCGACCTGAAGCTGCGCGTTGGATTGGGCGACGGTTCAGCGGGCCCGGTCAGAGTGCTGGTCGGATCACTGAGCGAGGTGTCGTGCCCGACGCCTAATGTGAACGGCTCATACGCCTTCACCACCGGCGAGGCGGAGACGATGCACCGATCGGCTGAGCGCCGGCGGCAGCTCGCTGAGGTTATGGTGGATACCTTGCTGCACGGGAGGTGTCCTCGCGAAGTTCTGCCCCGCGCGCGGGACGCGATAGTTCGTCTTGCTGGGCACTTTGAGAGGGATCTCAAGGAGGCTTTCCCGGGCGAGGGCGGCGCCCCTGACCTCACTGACGGCCAACCCGGCGTCGAAGCGCGCCTGCGCCGCGTCGAAGCGCGCCTGAGCACAGCCGTGCAGGCGCTGCCCGCTGACTTGCACGAGCTCCTCCGTCCTCTGGGCGAAGTGGCGACCGAAAGCGCTGGATCAGCAAATGGCGAGGCTTCGCCTGGGGAAGGGTGCTGGTCGCGGCTGGATCGCCATTGGACCGCCCTCGAGGCGCTGGTCGAGGCCCAGGATGACCTCGAGGCTTGGGCTGAGGTCGCCGCTGCCCTTGAACCGGAGCGACCCCGCCGCGTTCGCGAGTGAGCGGCCCGCGTTAGCCGCAGTCGGCGCGGGGCGCCCGCCCCCGACGGGGTCGACCAGATCAGTCGCGGGTGCGACCGGATCAGTCGTGGGCGTCGATGTTGAGGGCGGCGAAGAAGTCGTGGCCCTTGTCGTCGATCACGATGAAGGCCGGGAAGTCGACGACCGCGATCTTCCAAACAGCCTCCATGCCGAGCTCCGGGTACTCCAGCACCTCGACGTGCTTGATGCAGTCCTTCGCCAGCCGGGCCGCCGGTCCGCCGATCGAGCCGAGGTAGAAGCCGCCGTATTGCTGGCAAGCCTTGGTGACCGCCCGCGAGCGGTTGCCCTTGGCCAGCATCACCAGGCTGGCGCCCTGCGCCTGAAATAGCTCGACGTAGGCATCCATCCGGCCGGCGGTGGTCGGGCCGAAGCTGCCCGAGGCGTAGCCGCTGGGGGTCTTGGCCGGACCGGCGTAGTAGACCATGTAGTCCCTGAAGTAATCGGGCAGGCCCTCGCCGCGCTCGAGGCGCTCCTTGAGCTTGGCGTGGGCGATGTCGCGGGCGACGATCATCGGGCCGCTGAGCGCGAGCCGCGTCTTGACCGGGTAGCGCGAGAGGTCGGCGCGCAGCGCCGCCATCGGGCGATTGAGGTCGAGCCGCACCACCTCGCCGCCGAGCGACGCGTCGGTAACCTCGGGGAGAAAGCGCGCCGGATCGGTCTCGAGCTGCTCGAGGAAGATCCCGTCGGCGGTGATCTTCCCCAGCGCTTGGCGGTCGGCGGAGCACGAGACCGCGAGGCCGACCGGGCAGGAGGCGCCATGGCGTGGCAGCCGGATCACGCGCACGTCGTGGCAGAAATACTTGCCGCCGAACTGCGCCCCGATGCCCATCGTGCGCGTCAGGGCGAGCACCTTGCCCTCCAGCTCCGGGTCGCGGAAAGCGCGCCCGAGCGCATTGCCGGCGGTCGGCAGGCTGTCGAGGTAGCGCGCCGAGGCGAGCTTGGCCACCTTCAGCGTCATCTCGGCCGAGGTGCCGCCGATCACGACCGCCAGGTGATAGGGCGGGCAGGCCGCCGTGCCGAGGTTGCGGATCTTCTGCTCGAGGAAGCGCAGCAGGCTCTCGGGGTTGAGCAGCGCCTTGGTCTCCTGGAAGAGGAAGCTCTTGTTGGCCGACCCGCCGCCCTTGGCCATGAAGAGGAACTTGTAGCTCTCACCGCCGGTGGCGAAGAGCTCGATCTGCGCCGGCAGGTTGGTGCCGGTGTTGACCTCGCGATAGAGGTCGAGCGGCGCGAGCTGCGAGTAGCGCAGGCTCGTGTCCTGGTAGGTCTCGAAGATGCCGCGGGCGATCGCCTCGGCGTCGTCGTCGCCGCTGAAGACGCGCTGGCCCTTCTTGCCGAGCACGATCGCCGTGCCGGTGTCCTGGCAAGAGGGCAGCACGCGCGCCCCGGCGATGCAGGCGTTCTTCAGCAGCTCGGTGGCGACGAAGCGGTCGTTGGTCGAGGCCTCCGGGTCCTGGAGGATCTGCGAGAGCTGCTCGAGGTGCCCGCTGCGCAGCAGGTGCGCGATGTCATGCATCGCCTCGCGCGTCAGCCGCGTCAGGCCGGCGGGCTCGACCTTGAGCCAGCGCCCGAGCGGCGTAGCGACGGTCGAGACATGATCCGTGGTGACGAGCCGATAAGGCGTGGTGTCGTCCCCGAGCGGCAGCATTTCCTGATAGGCGAAGTCGGTCATGTGAGGATCCCCCGCCGGCCTTTTTAGCGCGAGGGAGGGTTTGACTCCAGTGGCACGGTGGCCTCCTCAGCGTCCCCTAATCAGCGCGAGACGGGTCAGCTCAGCGCGAGACTGATCAGCGCGAGGCGGCTGCTGTGCCCCAGGGCAAACTCGAAAATGAAGGGGCCTCGGCCGGCATCCTTCGCTCAGCCCAGCAGCTCGCGCAGGTAGTGGCCGGTGATCGAGGCGGGGTGGGCGGCGAGTTGTTCGGGGGTGCCGGCGCAGACGATCGCTCCGCCGCGTTCGCCACCCTCGGGGCCGAGGTCGAGGACGTGATCGGCGCACTTGATCACGTCGAGGTTATGCTCGATCACGATCACGGTGTTGCCGCCCTCGACCAGGCGATCGAGCACGGCGAGCAGCTTGCGGATGTCCTCGAAGTGCAGGCCGGTGGTCGGCTCATCGAGCACGTAGAGCGTCTTGCCGGTGCTGCGCTTGGCCAGCTCGCGGCTGAGCTTGACGCGCTGCGCCTCGCCGCCCGAGAGGGTCGGCGCCCCCTGGCCGAGGTGCATGTACTCGAGGCCGACGTCGCGCAGCGTCTCGAGGATGCCGCGCAGGCGCGGGTAGACGGCGAAGCGCTCCAGCGCCTCGGCGACGCTCAGCTCGAGCACGTCGGCGATGTTCAGCCCGTGGTAACGCACCTCGAGGGTGGCGGCGTTGTAGCGCCGGCCCCGACAGACCTCGCAGGGGACATAGACGTCGGGGAGAAAGTGCATCTCGACGCGCCGCACGCCGTCGCCGTCGCAGGCCTCGCAGCGGCCGCCGGCGACGTTGAAGGAGAAGCGCCCGGGACCGTAGCCGCGCGCGCGGGCATCGGCGGTGCGCGAAAAGACGGCGCGGAGCTCGTCGAAGGCCTTGGTGTAGGTCGCCGGGTTCGAGCGCGGGGTGCGCCCGATCGGCGCCTGGTCGATGTGAATGACCTTGTCGAGCTGCTCCAGCCCGCGCAGCGCGTCGTGGGCGCCGACGGGGGCGCGGCCGCCGTGGAGCTGGCGGCAGAGCGCGGGATAGAGCGTGGCGGTGATCAGCGAGCTCTTGCCGGCACCCGACACCCCCGTGACCGCGACGAAGGTGCCGAGCGGGAAGTCGCAGGTGACCTGTTTGAGGTTGTGCTCGCGCGCGCCGACGAGAGTGAGCATGCCGTGGCCGGTGCGGCGCCGCGCCGGCAGGGCGATCTTGGCCCGCCCGCCCAGGTAGCGGCCGGTCAGCGTGTCGGCCCGGCGCAGCGCGCGCGGGCTGCCCGCGAAGACGACCTTGCCGCCCGCGCGCCCGGCACCCGGGCCGAAGTCGACCACGTGATCGGCGCTCTCGATCGTCTCGCGGTCGTGCTCGACGACGACGACCGTGTTGCCGCCGTCGCGCAGGCGCAGCAGCGTGTCGATCAGCCGGCGATTGTCGCGCTGGTGCAGGCCGATCGAGGGCTCGTCGAGCACGTAGGTGACGCCGGAGAGCTCGCTGCCGAGCTGGCTGGCCAGGCGAATGCGCTGCGCCTCACCGCCGGCCAGCGTCGGTCCCGGGCGCTCGAGGGTCAGGTAGTCGAGCCCGACGGCGCGCAGGAAGTCGAGGCGCGCGCCGATCTCCTTGAGCAGCTCGCCGGCGATGGTGGCGTCCGCTCCCGTCAGCGCGAGGCCCTGCAGCCGCTCGGTCGCGCGCCCGACGGGCAGGGCCACCAGCTCAGGCAGGCTGAGGCCGGCGACGCGCACGGCGCGTGATTCGGGGCGCAGCCGGCTGCCCGCGCAGTCGCGACAGGCATGGTCGGAGAGAAAGCGCTGGTAGTAGTCGCGCATCGCGTCCGACTTGGTCTCGCGCAGGCGCCGCATCAGCGTGGGCACGACGCCCTCGAAGCGGGTGCGCCACTGACCGGTGCTGCGGGCGCCACGCCAGCGCACGCGCAGCTCGGCCTCGCCCGTGCCGTGCAGCACCAGCTCGCGCTGCGCCGCGGGGAGCTCGGCCCATGGGCGGTCGAGATCGAGGCCGTGCTGCCGCTCCAGGGCCTGAAAGATGCCGAAGCTCCAGCCGCTGCCGCGCTCCATCGTCGCGGCCCAGGGCTCCAGCGCGCCGCCGCGGATCGAGCGCGAGGGATCGGGGACGACCAGCGCGGGGTCGATCTCCAGCGCGCGTCCCAGGCCGTTGCACGTCGGGCACATGCCGAGCGGGCTGTTGAAGGAGAAGGACTGCGGCGAGAGCGCGGGCAGGCCGATGCCGCAGTCGGCGCAGGCGCGCTCTTGGCTCAGGCGCAGCGCAGTCGGCGCCTCGGCCGGGCCGGCCGGGATCGCGAGCAACACGCCACGGCCCTCGCGCAGCACCGTCTCGACGGCGTCGGCCAGGCGCTCGCGCGGCGTGCGACTGGGGTCGACGCGGTCGACGACCAGCTCGATCGTATGCTTGCGGCGCTTGTCGAGCGCCGGCAGGGCGTCGGCGTCGAGGCGGCAGAGGGCGCCATCGATGCGCGCGCGAGCAAAGCCGCGCTGGCCGCGTTCGAGCAGCAGCTCGCGATACTCGCCTTTGCGATGCTCGACGAGGGGGGCGGCGAGGAGCTGAGGGCCCCTGAGCTGCTGCAGGCGGGCGATGATTTGATCGGTAGAGAGCGACGCGACGACGCGCGTGCAGCTCGGGCAGTGCTGTACGCCGACGCGCGCGTAGAGCACGCGCAGGTAGTCGTAGACCTCGGTGATCGTGCCGACGGTGGAACGTGGGTTGTTCGAGGCGCTCTTCTGCTCGATCGCGATCGTCGGGGTGAGGCCCCGGATGTGCTCGTAGGCCGGCTTGTCCATCTGCCCGAGAAACTGCCGCGCGTAGCTGGAGAGCGACTCGACATAGCGCCGCTGTCCCTCGGCGTAGATCGTGTCGAAGGCGAGCGAGGACTTGCCCGAGCCGCTGACGCCGGTGAAGACGACGAGCTGCTTCTTGGGCACGCGCAGCTCGTCGACGGCCAGGTTATGCTGCCGGGCGCCCCGGATCAGGATGTGGTCCAGCTCCATGGCGGGTCCTTAGCATGGGGCTGCGCGCGGTGCCCGGGGCGGGAATCGAACCCGCACGCCCTATACGGGCAAGGGATTTTAAGTCCCTCGTGTCTGCCTGTTCCACCACCCGGGCAACTGCGGTCGCGGCGGCCCCAGCAGGACGCCCAGAGCTCAGCAGGGCTCCCAGAACGCACCAGGGCTCCCAGAAAGGCGAAGGCCCCGTCGGGTATCCCGACAGGGCCTTCAGCTTCGTACCTTCTTGATCGCTTCATCTCCCTCGAGACGCCTCGACCGTGGTAGCGGGGGCCGGATTTGAACCGACGACCTTCGGGTTATGAGCCCGACGAGCTACCGGGCTGCTCCACCCCGCAACAAGTTGGACGTGTACTACCCGAGCGATCAGCACTTGTCAAGTCCGCGCCGATCGCTGCACGCTGCGGCGATGCAGGGCCTGGGCGCAGAGCTGGAGGTGGCCATAGCCGCGGCGGAAGCGGCAGGGGTGATCTTGCGCGGCTACTTTCGGCAGGCGGTGGTGGTCGAGCATAAGGCCGGGGGCGAGCCGGTCAGCGTCGCCGATCGAGCGGCGGAGGCCCTGATTCTCGAGCGGCTGCGCTCCCACTTCCCGAGCGATGGGGTGTTGGCCGAGGAGCAGGCCGATCGCGCAGGCTGGCTGCAACATGAGCGCGCCTGGTTGGTCGACCCGCTCGATGGGACGCGCGACTTCCTCGCCGGCCGCGAGGGCTTCTGCGTGATGATCGGCCTGCTCGTGGCGGCCCGCCCCGTCCTCGGCGTGGTTCACGCCCCGATCACGGGGCGCACCTACTGCGGGGGCGCGGGGCTGCCGGCGTTGGTGCTCCACCAGGGCGAGCGAAGGCCGCGCGCGCAGCGCGGTGGCCAATCCCACCGAGGCGCGCCTGGTCACGAGCTACTCGCATCGCAGCCGCCGCACCGAGGCTGCGCGTGCCGCGGTGGGTGCGCGCGAAGAGCATCGGCTGGGCAGCGTCGGGCTAAAGGTGGCGCGGATCGCGGGCGGCGAGAGCGACCTCTATGTCAATCCCGACGGGCACTGCAAGCTCTGGGATACCTGCGCGCCCGAGGCGCTGCTGCTGGCCGCCGGAGGCTGCATGACCGACCTCCGGGGTCGCGCGCTCGTCTACGACGACCCGGGGCGGCTGCGGCTAGAGGGCGGAATCGTGGCCAGCAACGGTCATTGCCACGCGGCCGTGCTTGCGCGCCTGGCGCCCCTCGCGGGGGAGACCACCGCCGCCGAGACGGGTACCACGGACTCGTCGCGGACCTCGTAGAGCTGCGGTTGATCGCCCCGCTCCCCCAGCGCCTCGAAGAAGAGCGGCCCGGTGAGCATCGGCATCCCAGCGGGCGGGCGTCGATGCAAGGCCGTCGAGAGCGCAGCAGGTGTCTGCGCGCCGGTCGCCAGGCGCAGGCGCAGGGCGAGGACGGCGTCATGCGCCAGGGCGTCGATCAGGCGCGGTGCCTGCCCCTGCCGGGCCGTGTAGCGCGCCATCAGGGCGGTGGTCAGCGGATCGGCGCTGACGGGATAGAACCCAGGTGCGAGCACGGCGCCTCTGAGATAGCGCGCATGGTGGCGCAGATACTCCGCGCCGACGCCGTCGGCGGTGGCGACGAGCAAGGGGCCACCGGACCCTGCGATGGGCGCGGTCGGCGCGGCCGTCGAGGCGGCGCCGATCCCCGCGAGGGCCAGCGACGGGGCGATCAGCGCGAGGCGCTGGGCGCTGTCGGCGACGAAGAGCACGTCCGGTTTGAGGCGTGCGACCTCGGCCGCGATCCCGCGAAAAGCCACCGCGGCCGGCGGATAATAGAGCACGCGCAGCGCTCGGAGGCCGTCCAGCGTGGCCCGCTCGACGAAGGACCGGGCCATCTCCCGACCGAAGGCGCTCTCCGGCGCCAGCGCGATCAGCCTTCCCCGTGGCCGAGCGCGGGCCGCGTGGTCCGCGAGGGCGCGGGCGCGCGCCGCATTATCCGGCAGCAGGCGCAGCGTTGTCGGCGTCGCTCGCCCCGCCGCCGCGGGGGCCAGCGAGAGCCAGGGTAGGCCGTGGCGCTCGGCAACCACCGCGACGGCGGCCGACGCAGCGGGCCCGCAGGCACCGATCAGCGCCAAGGGTGACGCCTCGCGCAGCAGGGTCTCGGCAGTCATCGCGGCATCCGATCCGAGGGGCCGCAGCACGAGTTCAACCTCAGCCAGCGTGCCCGTCACGGGATGACCGACAGCGACGAGGGCGCCCTTCAAGGCGCTCTCCGCGATGGCGCGATAAGGACCGCTGGCGCTCCAGAGCACGCCGATCACGGGTGGCCGGGCAGCGCCTGGCTGCTCGCTGGAGGCGGCGACCGCCCTTCGTTGGGCGATCCGCTGCCGGGCGAGGGTGCCGGCGAGGTCTGCGCGGGGCGCGTCTGCGCGGGCGAGCGCCAGCAGTTCGTCGGGGCGCAGGTGCTCGTTGACGAGCTGCGTGACGCGCCGCGCCGCGTAGGCGCGCTCGCCTTCGTGCCGGCCAAGCGCCTGGAGCCGGGACCAGTGACGCGCGGCGGCGAGGTACGCGCCCGTGGCCTCCTCGGCCTGGGCCAGCGCCGTCAGCGCCTCCGGGTACGCTGCCTCCTGGCCAGCCTCGGCCCAGGGGCCGAGCGCGCACCGCGCGCCAGCGTAGTCGCCGCTGCGTGCGGCGGCGAGCCCAGCAGCGAGACTCTCGTTTTCGGGCTGCACTGCCGATGGGGCGCTCGGCCGCAGCAGCGGTGCGGCAGGGTGGAGGGGGGGACGGGCGCAGCCGGCGAGCCCCAGCCCCAGCAGCAGCAGCGCCGCCCTTCGAGGGCGCACCGACCTGCCGAGCGCGGGTCCGCTCTTAGCGTCA
The Pseudomonadota bacterium DNA segment above includes these coding regions:
- a CDS encoding EF-P lysine aminoacylase GenX — protein: MATARCLCAELGPERLAQGEAFVCGRVLGVDPARRELIVVDRSGRACVALPEPLPLPSPGDIARLELGPAWPACAAALQVLTPYRRAEPFPSPGADYYRLNAGTSSRAERLRLRARLLAAVRGFFDARGFVEIQSPQRVACPGLEPQLLAEPAGEGFLITSPEYQLKRLLVAGFEQIYFLGGCWRADERGPLHLNELCMLEWYQAYDELEALLLLTEALLRAVAQQVLGTLRLRWGGMEVDLGQPFRRLSVTQALRELAGLQLRGPLDDPRMLREAALAAGIGPFAADADYDEVFSRIVLERIEPALATMGAVFFTDFPAPLAALARRHPRDAALARRSELYVAGVELANAFEELTDPDEQLARLRADQALRARRGLPIYPIDQRFIEALREGMPPSSGIALGVDRLLLLLSGASHIDETVAFATPEL
- the uvrA gene encoding excinuclease ABC subunit UvrA, with product MELDHILIRGARQHNLAVDELRVPKKQLVVFTGVSGSGKSSLAFDTIYAEGQRRYVESLSSYARQFLGQMDKPAYEHIRGLTPTIAIEQKSASNNPRSTVGTITEVYDYLRVLYARVGVQHCPSCTRVVASLSTDQIIARLQQLRGPQLLAAPLVEHRKGEYRELLLERGQRGFARARIDGALCRLDADALPALDKRRKHTIELVVDRVDPSRTPRERLADAVETVLREGRGVLLAIPAGPAEAPTALRLSQERACADCGIGLPALSPQSFSFNSPLGMCPTCNGLGRALEIDPALVVPDPSRSIRGGALEPWAATMERGSGWSFGIFQALERQHGLDLDRPWAELPAAQRELVLHGTGEAELRVRWRGARSTGQWRTRFEGVVPTLMRRLRETKSDAMRDYYQRFLSDHACRDCAGSRLRPESRAVRVAGLSLPELVALPVGRATERLQGLALTGADATIAGELLKEIGARLDFLRAVGLDYLTLERPGPTLAGGEAQRIRLASQLGSELSGVTYVLDEPSIGLHQRDNRRLIDTLLRLRDGGNTVVVVEHDRETIESADHVVDFGPGAGRAGGKVVFAGSPRALRRADTLTGRYLGGRAKIALPARRRTGHGMLTLVGAREHNLKQVTCDFPLGTFVAVTGVSGAGKSSLITATLYPALCRQLHGGRAPVGAHDALRGLEQLDKVIHIDQAPIGRTPRSNPATYTKAFDELRAVFSRTADARARGYGPGRFSFNVAGGRCEACDGDGVRRVEMHFLPDVYVPCEVCRGRRYNAATLEVRYHGLNIADVLELSVAEALERFAVYPRLRGILETLRDVGLEYMHLGQGAPTLSGGEAQRVKLSRELAKRSTGKTLYVLDEPTTGLHFEDIRKLLAVLDRLVEGGNTVIVIEHNLDVIKCADHVLDLGPEGGERGGAIVCAGTPEQLAAHPASITGHYLRELLG
- the efp gene encoding elongation factor P, whose protein sequence is MYDTSDFRKGLKVLIDGQPYIVVDFQFVKPGKGVAFTRARVKNMLTGSVLDKTYRSGEKLEPANIDERQMQYLYQEGENYCFMDQQSFDQVFVPGEILGDSAKYLSDNLEVSVVFFAERPVDVTLPNFVTLEVVETDPGFRGDTATGATKPARLSAGAVINVPLFVEQGEWLKVDTRTGSYVERVKR
- a CDS encoding DUF924 domain-containing protein, with translation MVEAAEVLAFWFGEIRADGSVDGQRAALWWKKDPLTDETIRGRFEPLVRQAASGERDSWAETAEGRLALIICLDQFPRNIYRQDPRAWAFDAIAQRLCLEGLDRGHDQRLPVIQRVFHYMPLEHAEDRDLQQRCLERFEQLQVDAPPALQEACAAYLSYAEQHHAIIQRFGRFPHRNQVLGRKSTEEETAFLKQPGSSF
- a CDS encoding fumarate hydratase, whose amino-acid sequence is MTDFAYQEMLPLGDDTTPYRLVTTDHVSTVATPLGRWLKVEPAGLTRLTREAMHDIAHLLRSGHLEQLSQILQDPEASTNDRFVATELLKNACIAGARVLPSCQDTGTAIVLGKKGQRVFSGDDDAEAIARGIFETYQDTSLRYSQLAPLDLYREVNTGTNLPAQIELFATGGESYKFLFMAKGGGSANKSFLFQETKALLNPESLLRFLEQKIRNLGTAACPPYHLAVVIGGTSAEMTLKVAKLASARYLDSLPTAGNALGRAFRDPELEGKVLALTRTMGIGAQFGGKYFCHDVRVIRLPRHGASCPVGLAVSCSADRQALGKITADGIFLEQLETDPARFLPEVTDASLGGEVVRLDLNRPMAALRADLSRYPVKTRLALSGPMIVARDIAHAKLKERLERGEGLPDYFRDYMVYYAGPAKTPSGYASGSFGPTTAGRMDAYVELFQAQGASLVMLAKGNRSRAVTKACQQYGGFYLGSIGGPAARLAKDCIKHVEVLEYPELGMEAVWKIAVVDFPAFIVIDDKGHDFFAALNIDAHD
- a CDS encoding ABC transporter substrate-binding protein encodes the protein MRASDAKSGPALGRSVRPRRAALLLLGLGLAGCARPPLHPAAPLLRPSAPSAVQPENESLAAGLAAARSGDYAGARCALGPWAEAGQEAAYPEALTALAQAEEATGAYLAAARHWSRLQALGRHEGERAYAARRVTQLVNEHLRPDELLALARADAPRADLAGTLARQRIAQRRAVAASSEQPGAARPPVIGVLWSASGPYRAIAESALKGALVAVGHPVTGTLAEVELVLRPLGSDAAMTAETLLREASPLALIGACGPAASAAVAVVAERHGLPWLSLAPAAAGRATPTTLRLLPDNAARARALADHAARARPRGRLIALAPESAFGREMARSFVERATLDGLRALRVLYYPPAAVAFRGIAAEVARLKPDVLFVADSAQRLALIAPSLALAGIGAASTAAPTAPIAGSGGPLLVATADGVGAEYLRHHARYLRGAVLAPGFYPVSADPLTTALMARYTARQGQAPRLIDALAHDAVLALRLRLATGAQTPAALSTALHRRPPAGMPMLTGPLFFEALGERGDQPQLYEVRDESVVPVSAAVVSPARGARRASTAAWQ